DNA from Brassica napus cultivar Da-Ae chromosome C4, Da-Ae, whole genome shotgun sequence:
TTTGGAAGATTTTATGGTTAGCACATTGCTGGAACAGAATTCACATAAAGCTGAAACAGATTTTTGTGGTGATTCTGTTTTGAAACCTGTCCattcttattctgaatctgatCTTGAACTAAAACTTTTGTGTTCTGAATCTGATCAAGTTAGGCACGTTTTGGAAATGTTCTATGGTAGTTCATGCCTCGAAAACATTCTGATTTACAACACCTTCTTTGATAAACATGCTGAGCCTTGGATAAGAAATTCTCAATTTGAACTTAATCTTTTGTGTTCTAAATCTGAGAAACTTGCGCATGATTTGaatttgttctttaggaacTGTGCTATCACGTGCCCTGACACCATTCTGGTGTACAAGACTTACTTTGATAGGCTTCATGATGATCTGAAACGTGTGCTACATGTTCTAGGGAAAGAAACTTTGGTTTATGATCTGAACAAGTACTTGTCTTGTACATATGATCCtggtattttaatgtttgttttgagtGTCCAGGATAAACAGGATCAGTCTCCAAGAGGTGTCAGGAACAGAAGCAGAGATCGTGCTTATCAGTTTAAGACTTGGAGATGCATGTACTCGAGGAAACcaacttcaaaactccaaggaagtttctttccaaaattttccttcactaaattttacatgatttttaaattctttttgtctgattcatttccttttgatacaggtaaaatggatttgaggtcaaatccttttcaagagggagggaatgatgcgccTCGGATCATAGACCCGGGCCAGGATGATGCGACCATGGCTGAGCCAGATGATTCTTCAACAAAAGACAAACCAGGATGGATTAATGGTGAGGATACTGATCTAAAACCAGCTGATGAGACTGAGGACGAGCTGGAACCAGCTGAAGAGAGTATGCTTGAGCTGAAACCAGCTGAAGTGATAGTAGATGAgctagatgagctgagtgagctaagtgatactagcttggagctgaatgagctaagtgacactgaagatggagctggtttagttgctgggcgaaatgagcatttttcagcccaaagaaaaattcataacaaattcaatttgggtcggttttacaccaaattcgaccagacctttcctcagtccatttcaagcccattctcatcaagaatgccaagagggagtcagcaaggaagtcttggtcgtgcatgggaaaaagaattcaacaaaaatcattaatttcggtctttagtcaaagtcttcatttctagtttccatgccttgtttttagcacattcttctttggatttctacaacttgtaatcctatatatagggcctaagagccacgaaataagagaagctttttccccttttatttgagtttatctatttgttctttgtagaacacttctttgtttcttggtgaggttatctccgagTAAACAGCCTCTAATTCGTTGGACCTGTGCGTCATATCAGGCAACGTTTAGAAATCcttcttttggtggacttgtgagtcatatcaagcaccaactgaagtctggtagtatcattgggccatccgcaacccattgtgtcaccgttcaatccatcagttctcctttttggcgagttcatatcccttTAGTCCGGTCGAGTGATCCTTCCCTATTTTAGGGCGTATCACTTTGCGACCAatgcttttatgatctcttgtaatgatcgcaacgctctcacgcggactcgaaataagatctactgttttctctaaacttgtttgttatcttttcatgatttccgcatatatttggtcacttgccgttggctctcacAGAGATCCgtgacctctgggaaattagagttttcttagtttcctaatttaaacgtaaatcaacagtgcgaatttcggttcccacagtagAAAAGACAGAGCTTGTAAGAACCTACTGTTTTCCTTGAAAGTTCAAAGACTGGACGAGTTAAACACACCAAAGTTAAAGACTTTATATGTACAAGTGCTTCATTACACACTTCCAATTTAATGATTTGAACATAACAAAAACCTCACATTCTTAGTTGAGATTTCAAAGCTAACCTTCAAACCAGGAACGTAATCACCACGCTTATAGTAAGAGGGGCTCTTGGCAGCTCTCCACTCAGCAGTTCCCATCCCATCTACACAAACCACATCCAATAAGAAACCTCAaggaaactttaaaaaaaaaaaaaacaaagaagaagtaAAACGCTAACAGTGATTGTTCTCGCAGACGAGAATGGAAGGCAAATCCCAAAGAGCAGAAATATTCAAAGCTTCAAAAAGCTGCCCCTGATTCGCAGCACCATCACCATACATAGCGAACGTCACAGCCTCTTCCTTAACATACTTCTGCGCGAAAGCAATTCCACAACCTAAAGGAACCTGAGCACCAACAATCCCATGCCCACCGTAAAAGGACGAATCCTTCTTATAGAAATGCATCGATCCACCTTTCCCTTTCGAGCAACCGTCTTGTCTCCCCATAAGCTCCGCGAACACCTCGTACAGCGAACCTCCGCGACCTAGGAAGATGCAGTGGTCGCGATACGCCGTGATGATGGCGTCTTTCTTCGTGATCACGGCCTCCATTCCGATGGCTACCGCTTCCTGTCCGTCGTAGAGGTGGCAAAACCCTCGGATTAGCTTCGCTTTGTAAAGCGAATCGGCTGCTATTTCCATCCGTCGCATCAGAGCCATGGTTCGGAAGAAATCGAGAAGCTCTTGAGTTGATGATTCGACGGAGCGAGAGGGTGGGTCGCATAGGTGAGCGGTGAAAGGAAGCGAAGTTTCGATCGTGATCGGCGTGGTGTCGGTTGAGATGAAGCGGCCGAAGGCGGTGGAGAGAGGACGAGAGATGCCGTTAGATCGCGATGTTAGGCGTGATAGAGCCATATCCCCACCCTTGATTTTCACTGCGAATCTGTGTTGAAAACCTCGCGCAAGACCAAAGGATTGGGGGAGAGTATTCCAGAGGGGAAGATAGGATATATTTCTGAAATGCCCCTTCCCTTTTGTGTGttcatttaataattaaatttaattcaaaaaaatagttaaaacgTCCTTTTAAACCACCTCGGAgctttaatttatttatcaccctaagagcatgattatccctaGCACCTCTAATGTGACTCTTAATCATTCTTTTAGTAACAAATATGTCTTAAGAACTTTACTTAAGAGATCTCTAAGTTTTTATCTTCCAATacaaatatcttatttaaagattcttaaaaaaacatgttttattttagttaGCTACAAACTACATAATTGGCATCAACACAAGTCACTACAACTAATCAAAACCTAAGGAATCATACAAACTAGGCAAAATTTATAACCACTTTGTAATGAAACTCAGCCCATAAACATTTCAACAAGAAAAACACAAAGAATACGGTCCTAATCCATCCTTGTCCTAAAAAACTGGAGATTCTTGTACATAGAATCGATCAGAGCCGAAAAGAGGAACTGGACGTCAGCCAACCGCATAAACcctagaagatggagaaggAGAGAGTTACCTGCCAAACGCAACTGACACAGGTTTTTGCACTAGAAGAAATTCCACACTTTCATGAACCATCACTTTACCGTAGAGAGCACCTTCTTTCTCAGCGTGGTCAAATTCAGACTGAGGCATCACCATAGGCTGTAACTTAACCCTCCCACCACGTTTGTTCTACTCAccacaaaaccaaaaacaaaacagattcAGAAACAAAACAGAGTCAGTCCATCAACATCTCAGCGTGGTCTCGTTCCTCCACACCCGTTCTTTAAGCTATCCTAGACACTGCTTTACACAACTAGCATTGTCACAGAGCAACCAAATATATAAACAGCTTCACAGAGAATTATACCACAAGACACCAATAATACATCAAGATGAAACATCAAAGTTCTCTCCTTTATGTTCTAACAACGTTTCAAGGTTCAAACAAGTTAAAGCTTTAACATTCAATAAGATCAGCAGAAAAAGTCAGATTCTCATATGCTAAGTAAAATCAAAGATCAATTCAACACAGAAGAGAAACTATGATTCCACATAAACACCATACATATCTCTCTACATTCCAATCAAACGAGTAAAAGTAACAAAATCAGCATACATGATGAACCAATCATCAACGATGTACCTGATCGCCAACTATATGAGAATCTGGAAACTCTTAtcaatctgaatcaaaagaattAGACTTGGATGCAGAAGCATAATCAAAAGAGAGGGAGGAGCCAGTGCTGGGGTAGTTATGTTTGTCGCCGCCGGGATTCTCCGGAAACTCCTTGGCGATTCGGTGATTGACGAAGTCGAACAGGATCGATCACCGGTTGGCGAAGAGGAATAGATTTCCGttgggaagaagatgaagaaacgtATAAAGATTGCTCTCGAGTtcgtcgagagagagagagagagagagagagacatcgAGAGAGAGCCGTGAGAGAGAGACACGTGTTACTAAGAAACATTTCTTTCATCGCTTAATTAGGATCCATTGCTTAGCTTATTTgccctttttctttttctttaattacTAAATACACTAAAAACCACCTTAAGAGCTCTGCGTTAAAGATGCTCTAACCACTAATTTTATCAAAACTCATTTATCTTACCCATACCCCATCCAAATAATAACCCTAAATTCTTAAATCCTCTTATTTCTAATCTAAATCCCCAATtctctttgacaaaaaaaaaatttgaaacttctatttttttttggatctcATCCACAAACAGTTCTCTTCTTTTCTCAAATTGCAATCTTAAAAATCAATACAAATTAAAACTGAGTATCATATCTTCTATTTCCATTTTC
Protein-coding regions in this window:
- the LOC106396486 gene encoding pyruvate dehydrogenase E1 component subunit alpha-1, mitochondrial-like; this translates as MALSRLTSRSNGISRPLSTAFGRFISTDTTPITIETSLPFTAHLCDPPSRSVESSTQELLDFFRTMALMRRMEIAADSLYKAKLIRGFCHLYDGQEAVAIGMEAVITKKDAIITAYRDHCIFLGRGGSLYEVFAELMGRQDGCSKGKGGSMHFYKKDSSFYGGHGIVGAQVPLGCGIAFAQKYVKEEAVTFAMYGDGAANQGQLFEALNISALWDLPSILVCENNHYGMGTAEWRAAKSPSYYKRGDYVPGLKVDGMDAFAVKQACKFAKEHALKNGPIILEMDTYRYHGHSMSDPGSTYRTRDEISGVRQERDPIERIKKLVLSHDLATEKELKDMEKEIRKEVDDAIAKAKDCSMPEPSELFTNVYVKGFGTKSFGADRKEVKAALP